From a single Ciconia boyciana chromosome 6, ASM3463844v1, whole genome shotgun sequence genomic region:
- the CARNS1 gene encoding carnosine synthase 1, whose amino-acid sequence MTVCILGSPTTFLPVLLEGGTRCPGAMVLCLSPAWASRVPSETSPGAWSLLLSRGVSFEAGGHSILETFVPPRRANYVMGAFAAGGPEGGWVGELARDLDCPTGGSVPLARRLEDPLVTRWVLAARASLPVPPTLAFVVGPGGDLPADPVAAGVRLVRLEDPQGQESLVQEEVGAFLGGTAMEPYSQVVVRPAGWRWRGTGARSTHGKEEGAAVAQAVGARLRGLREEESVLLEALVPTARLPTPPPRSPAPRLPVALRICTLVCRSWGDRPQLCQVACGVGRAEAPVRHGAALPQGLDSSLQQWGVVAPGQRQALATRLRVAAEAAMAALLAAEAELSLQQRGGARARTDLLGVDFLLACVDDALELVALSTNSQRCLETCLLAEAMGRAVGEPPGDLPRLLAEALLHRAQCHLVEGKDILLIGAGGVSKSFVWEAARDYGLRIHLVESDPEHFAAGLVQTFLPYDSREHRRDEEHAERVTELVHAQGLRPHACLSYWDDCVVLAALVCQRLGLRGSPPAAVRVAKQKSRTHQHLQRCRQGHPPPAAFAVPCRRLQSHGDVEQAAGTVPFPAVAKLEFGAGGVGVRLVESAGQCHAHAARLWHDLRDDADHPGIGLGWGNAMLLMEYVPGTEHDVDLVVFEGRLLGAWVSDNGPTRLPAFLETAACLPSCLPADRQAQLVRAALQCCLACGLRDGVFNVELKLGPGGPRLLEINPRMGGFYLRDWIREVYGPDLLLAAVLVALGLPPVLPARPVARVHLAGVMCLGSEHGPALGDGGGLATLRALHSRGLVRLNRLFEETAGAGEYEEPCLSVACGGATRAEACLRLLGLCQALGIDSPRYPVEHFLSHFK is encoded by the exons ATGACCGTCTGCATCCTGGGCTCCCCCACCACCTTCCTGCCCGTCCTGCTGGAGGGTGGCACCCGCTGCCCAG GTGCCATGGTGCTGTGCCTGTCGCCCGCCTGGGCCAGCCGGGTGCCCTCGGAGACGTCCCCGGGTGCCTGGTCACTGCTGCTCTCCCGGGGGGTCTCCTTCGAGGCGGGGGGCCACAGCATCCTGGAGACCTTCgtgccgccccgccgggccaACTACGTGATGGGCGCCTTTGCGGCGGGGGGCCCCGAGGGCGGCTGGGTGGGCGAGCTGGCCCGTGACCTCGACTGCCCCACGGGGGGCTCAGTCCCGCTCGCCCGCCGGCTCGAGGACCCGCTGGTCACCCGTTGGGTGCTGGCGGCCCGCGCCAGCCTGCCCGTGCCCCCCACCTTGGCCTTCGtcgtggggccggggggggaccTGCCCGCGGACCCGGTGGCCGCTGGGGTGAGGCTGGTGCGGCTGGAGGACCCCCAGGGCCAGGAGAGCctggtgcaggaggaggtgggtgcCTTCCTGGGGGGCACCGCCATGGAGCCCTACAGCCAG GTGGTGGTGCGGCCGGCGGGGTGGCGGTGGCGCGGGACGGGCGCCCGCAGCACCCacgggaaggaggagggggcggCGGTGGCGCAGGCGGTGGGTGCCCGGCTCCGCGGGCTGCGGGAGGAGGAGAGCGTCCTGCTGGAGGCCCTGGTGCCCACCGCCCGCCTGCCCACGCCCCCCCCAC gcagcccagccccacggctgcccgTGGCCCTGCGCATCTGCACCCTCGTCTGCAGGTCCTGGGGGGACcggccccagctctgccag GTGGCATGCGGCGTGGGGCGCGCAGAGGCGCCGGTGCGGCacggggcagcgctgccccagGGCCTGGActccagcctgcagcagtgGGGGGTGGTGGCCCCTGGCCAGCGGCAGGCCCTGGCCACGCGGCTGCGGGTGGCCGCCGAGGCCGCCATGGCCGCCCTCCTGGCCGCCGAGGCCGAGCTGAGCCTCCAGCAGCGCGGCGGTGCCCGCGCCCGCACCGACCTCCTGG gcgTGGACTTCTTGCTGGCGTGCGTGGATGACGCCCTGGAGCTGGTGGCCCTGTCCACCAACAGCCAGCGGTGCCTGGAGACCTGTCTGCTGGCCGAGGCCATGGGGCGCGCCGTGGGGGAGCCCCCCGGTGACCTGCCCCGGCTGCTGGCCGAGGCCCTGCTGCACCGGGCGCAGTGTCACCTGGTCGAGGGCAAGGACATCCTGCTCATCGGGGCTGGTGGTGTCAGCAAGAGCTTCGTCTGGGAGGCGGCCCGTGACTACGGCCTGAGG ATCCACCTGGTGGAGTCGGACCCGGAGCACTTTGCGGCGGGGCTGGTGCAGACCTTCCTGCCCTACGACAGCCGGGAGCACCGGCGGGACGAGGAGCACGCGGAGCGGGTGACGGAGCTGGTACACGCCCAGGGGCTGCGGCCCCACGCCTGCCTCTCCTACTGGGACGACTGCGTGGTACTGGCGGCGCTGGTGTGCCAGCGCCTGGGGTTACGCGGCAGCCCGCCCGCTGCCGTCCGCGTGGCCAAGCAGAAGAGCCGGACCCACCAGCACCTGCAGCGGTGCCGCCAGGGCcacccgccgcccgccgccttCGCCGTGCCCTGCCGCCGGCTGCAGAGCCACGGGGACGTGGAACAGGCGGCCGGCACCGTGCCCTTCCCCGCCGTGGCCAAACTGGAGTTCGGGGCGGGCGGCGTGGGCGTGCGGTTGGTGGAAAGCGCCGGGCAGTGCCACGCGCACGCCGCCCGGCTCTGGCACGACCTGCGGGATGACGCCGATCACCCGGGCAtcgggctgggctggggcaacGCCATGCTGCTGATGGAGTACGTGCCGGGCACCGAGCACGACGTCGACTTGGTGGTCTTCGAGGGGCGGCTGCTGGGCGCTTGGGTGTCCGATAACGGCCCTACGCGCCTGCCCGCCTTCCTGGAGacggctgcctgcctgccctcctgcctgcccgccgACCGGCAGGCGCAGCTGGTGCGGgcagccctgcagtgctgcctggCCTGCGGGCTGCGGGACGGCGTCTTCAACGTGGAGCTGAAGCTGGGTCCGGGCGGTCCGCGGCTGCTGGAGATCAACCCCCGCATGGGGGGCTTCTACCTGCGTGACTGGATCCGGGAGGTCTACGGCCCCGACCTGCTGCTGGCGGCCgtgctggtggcactggggctGCCACCGGTGCTGCCCGCTCGCCCCGTGGCCCGCGTCCACTTGGCCGGCGTTATGTGCCTGGGCTCGGAGCACGGGCCGGCGCTGGGGGACGGCGGGGGGCTGGCGACCCTGCGGGCGCTGCACAGTCGCGGCCTCGTCCGCCTCAACCGCCTCTTCGAGGAGACGGCGGGGGCCGGCGAGTACGAGGAGCCCTGCCTGAGCGTGGCTTGCGGCGGGGCGACGCGGGCGGAAGCCTGCCTGCGCCTGCTGGGGCTCTGCCAGGCGCTGGGCATCGACTCGCCCCGCTACCCCGTCGAGCATTTCTTATCCCACTTCAAATAG
- the PPP1CA gene encoding serine/threonine-protein phosphatase PP1-alpha catalytic subunit, with product MADTEKLNLDSIISRLLEVQGSRPGKNVQLTENEIRGLCLKSREIFLSQPILLELEAPLKICGDIHGQYYDLLRLFEYGGFPPESNYLFLGDYVDRGKQSLETICLLLAYKIKYPENFFLLRGNHECASINRIYGFYDECKRRYNIKLWKTFTDCFNCLPIAAIVDEKIFCCHGGLSPDLQSMEQIRRIMRPTDVPDQGLLCDLLWSDPDKDVQGWGENDRGVSFTFGAEVVAKFLHKHDLDLICRAHQVVEDGYEFFAKRQLVTLFSAPNYCGEFDNAGAMMSVDETLMCSFQILKPADKNKGKYGQFSGLNPAGRPVTPPRHSAKAKK from the exons ATGGCGGACACCGAGAAGCTCAACCTCGACTCCATCATCAGCCGCCTCCTGGAGG TCCAAGGGTCGCGGCCGGGGAAGAACGTGCAGCTGACGGAGAACGAGATCCGGGGGCTGTGCCTCAAGTCGCGGGAGATCTTCCTCAGCCAGCCCatcctgctggagctggaggcacCCCTCAAGATCTGCG GCGACATCCACGGGCAGTACTACGACCTGCTGCGGCTCTTTGAATACGGGGGTTTCCCCCCGGAGAGCAACTACCTGTTCCTGGGCGACTACGTGGACCGGGGCAAGCAGTCGCTGGAGACCATCTGCCTGCTACTCGCCTACAAGATCAAGTACCCCGAGAACTTCTTCCTGCTGCGTGGCAACCACGAGTGCGCCAGCATCAACCGCATCTATGGCTTCTACGACGAGT GCAAGCGGCGATACAACATCAAGCTCTGGAAGACGTTCACCGACTGCTTCAACTGTTTGCCCATCGCCGCTATCGTGGATGAGAAGATCTTCTGCTGCCACGGAG GGCTGTCTCCCGACCTGCAGTCGATGGAGCAGATCCGGCGGATCATGCGCCCCACGGACGTGCCGGATCAGGGCCTGCTCTGCGACCTGCTCTGGTCCGACCCCGACAAGGACGTGCAGGGCTGGGGCGAGAACGACCGCGGCGTCTCCTTCACTTTCGGGGCGGAGGTGGTGGCGAAGTTCCTGCACAAGCACGACCTGGACCTCATCTGCCGGGCGCACCAG GTGGTGGAGGACGGCTACGAGTTCTTCGCCAAGCGCCAGCTCGTCACCCTCTTCTCGGCGCCCAACTACTGCGGGGAGTTCGACAACGCGGGCGCCATGATGAGCGTGGACGAAACGCTTATGTGTTCATTtcag ATTTTGAAGCCGGCCGACAAGAACAAGGGCAAATACGGGCAGTTCAGCGGGCTGAACCCCGCGGGACGCCCTGTCACCCCTCCCCGCCACTCTGCCAAAGCCAAGAAATGA
- the RAD9A gene encoding cell cycle checkpoint control protein RAD9A isoform X3, which produces MKCVITGSNVKVLGRAVHSLSRIGDELYLEPTESGLYEAGGRQPDRELLRCKVLMKSFLGIFRSLPSLEKTVGKCLILLKPRASRLVVQLHCKYGVTKTHNLAFQECERLQAVFDTQSCASSLCAPARVLAEAVVHFPQTLAEVTLGAGPGGKISLRNYVEDEAEPTKTMVTELWLAKEEFQTVAVAPGSRITFCLKEFRGLLTFAEASNLPLTIHYDVPGRPVVFTLDDAVLEVHLVLATLSDPESGSQPPTANGVSHLPAPSDDFADDLESYMIAMETSAYEAGSGVPPSPTFPLRTPRPAESDPEEEEEEEEEEGAVPGTPPHKKVWDGHGRAWGRAQLPPDPHVSPQFRSLFFGSVLMPGGPGPAPTQEVLAEDSDGEY; this is translated from the exons ATGAAGTGCGTCATCACCGGCAGCAACGTCAaag TCCTCGGCCGAGCCGTGCACTCCCTGTCCCGCATCGGGGACGAGCTCTACCTGGAGCCCACCGAGAGCGGG CTGTACGAGGCGGGCGGCCGCCAGCCCGACAGAGAGCTCCTCCGATGCAAAGTCCTCATGAAG TCCTTCCTGGGCATCTTCCGCTCGCTGCCCTCGCTGGAGAAGACGGTGGGGAAGTGCCTCATCCTGCTCAAACCCCGGGCCAGCCGCTTGGTCGTGCAGCTCCACTGCAAGTACG GCGTCACCAAGACCCACAACCTGGCGTTCCAGGAGTGCGAGCGGCTGCAGGCCGTCTTCGACACCCAGAGCTGCGCCAGCAGCCTCTGCGCCCCGGCACg GGTGCTGGCGGAGGCTGTGGTCCACTTCCCCCAGACGCTGGCTGAGGTGACGCTGGGGGCTGGCCCCGGCGGCAAGATCAGCCTCCGAAACTACGTGGAGGACGAGGCGG AGCCGACCAAGACGATGGTTACGGAGCTGTGGCTGGCCAAGGAGGAGTTCCAGACGGTGGCCGTGGCCCCGGGCTCCCGCATCACCTTCTGCCTCAAGGAGTTTCGG gggctgctgaCCTTCGCCGAGGCCTCCAACCTGCCCCTCACCATCCACTACGACGTGCCCGGCAG GCCGGTGGTCTTCACCCTGGACGATGCCGTGCTGGAGGTCCACCTGGTGCTGGCCACCCTCTCGGACCCGGAAAGTGGCTCGCAGCCCCCCACAGCCAACGG CGTgtcccacctgcctgccccatcAGATGACTTTGCCGATGACCTCGAGTCCTACATGATTGCCATGGAAACCAGCGCCTACGAGGCGGGCTCAggggtgccccccagccccaccttcCCCCTGCGCACCCCACGTCCAGCCGAAAGCGaccctgaggaggaggaggaggaagaggaggaggaaggagctgtgCCGGGGACGCCCCCTCACAAGAAGGTCTGGGATGGGCACGGGCGTGCCTGGGGACGGGCACAGCTCCCTCCTGACCCCCACGTCTCCCCCCAGTTTCGCTCCCTGTTTTTTGGCTCGGTGCTGATGCCGGGagggcccggcccagcccccACCCAGGAGGTGCTGGCAGAGGACAGCGACGGCGAATACTGA
- the RAD9A gene encoding cell cycle checkpoint control protein RAD9A isoform X5, translating into MKSFLGIFRSLPSLEKTVGKCLILLKPRASRLVVQLHCKYGVTKTHNLAFQECERLQAVFDTQSCASSLCAPARVLAEAVVHFPQTLAEVTLGAGPGGKISLRNYVEDEAEPTKTMVTELWLAKEEFQTVAVAPGSRITFCLKEFRGLLTFAEASNLPLTIHYDVPGRPVVFTLDDAVLEVHLVLATLSDPESGSQPPTANGVSHLPAPSDDFADDLESYMIAMETSAYEAGSGVPPSPTFPLRTPRPAESDPEEEEEEEEEEGAVPGTPPHKKVWDGHGRAWGRAQLPPDPHVSPQFRSLFFGSVLMPGGPGPAPTQEVLAEDSDGEY; encoded by the exons ATGAAG TCCTTCCTGGGCATCTTCCGCTCGCTGCCCTCGCTGGAGAAGACGGTGGGGAAGTGCCTCATCCTGCTCAAACCCCGGGCCAGCCGCTTGGTCGTGCAGCTCCACTGCAAGTACG GCGTCACCAAGACCCACAACCTGGCGTTCCAGGAGTGCGAGCGGCTGCAGGCCGTCTTCGACACCCAGAGCTGCGCCAGCAGCCTCTGCGCCCCGGCACg GGTGCTGGCGGAGGCTGTGGTCCACTTCCCCCAGACGCTGGCTGAGGTGACGCTGGGGGCTGGCCCCGGCGGCAAGATCAGCCTCCGAAACTACGTGGAGGACGAGGCGG AGCCGACCAAGACGATGGTTACGGAGCTGTGGCTGGCCAAGGAGGAGTTCCAGACGGTGGCCGTGGCCCCGGGCTCCCGCATCACCTTCTGCCTCAAGGAGTTTCGG gggctgctgaCCTTCGCCGAGGCCTCCAACCTGCCCCTCACCATCCACTACGACGTGCCCGGCAG GCCGGTGGTCTTCACCCTGGACGATGCCGTGCTGGAGGTCCACCTGGTGCTGGCCACCCTCTCGGACCCGGAAAGTGGCTCGCAGCCCCCCACAGCCAACGG CGTgtcccacctgcctgccccatcAGATGACTTTGCCGATGACCTCGAGTCCTACATGATTGCCATGGAAACCAGCGCCTACGAGGCGGGCTCAggggtgccccccagccccaccttcCCCCTGCGCACCCCACGTCCAGCCGAAAGCGaccctgaggaggaggaggaggaagaggaggaggaaggagctgtgCCGGGGACGCCCCCTCACAAGAAGGTCTGGGATGGGCACGGGCGTGCCTGGGGACGGGCACAGCTCCCTCCTGACCCCCACGTCTCCCCCCAGTTTCGCTCCCTGTTTTTTGGCTCGGTGCTGATGCCGGGagggcccggcccagcccccACCCAGGAGGTGCTGGCAGAGGACAGCGACGGCGAATACTGA
- the RAD9A gene encoding cell cycle checkpoint control protein RAD9A isoform X1 encodes MKCVITGSNVKVLGRAVHSLSRIGDELYLEPTESGLSLRAVNSSRSAFAAFLFAPLFFQLYEAGGRQPDRELLRCKVLMKSFLGIFRSLPSLEKTVGKCLILLKPRASRLVVQLHCKYGVTKTHNLAFQECERLQAVFDTQSCASSLCAPARVLAEAVVHFPQTLAEVTLGAGPGGKISLRNYVEDEAEPTKTMVTELWLAKEEFQTVAVAPGSRITFCLKEFRGLLTFAEASNLPLTIHYDVPGRPVVFTLDDAVLEVHLVLATLSDPESGSQPPTANGVSHLPAPSDDFADDLESYMIAMETSAYEAGSGVPPSPTFPLRTPRPAESDPEEEEEEEEEEGAVPGTPPHKKVWDGHGRAWGRAQLPPDPHVSPQFRSLFFGSVLMPGGPGPAPTQEVLAEDSDGEY; translated from the exons ATGAAGTGCGTCATCACCGGCAGCAACGTCAaag TCCTCGGCCGAGCCGTGCACTCCCTGTCCCGCATCGGGGACGAGCTCTACCTGGAGCCCACCGAGAGCGGG ctgtcCCTGCGCGCCGTCAACTCCTCGCGCTCTGCCTTCGCCGCCTTCCTCTTCGCGCCCCTCTTCTTCCAGCTGTACGAGGCGGGCGGCCGCCAGCCCGACAGAGAGCTCCTCCGATGCAAAGTCCTCATGAAG TCCTTCCTGGGCATCTTCCGCTCGCTGCCCTCGCTGGAGAAGACGGTGGGGAAGTGCCTCATCCTGCTCAAACCCCGGGCCAGCCGCTTGGTCGTGCAGCTCCACTGCAAGTACG GCGTCACCAAGACCCACAACCTGGCGTTCCAGGAGTGCGAGCGGCTGCAGGCCGTCTTCGACACCCAGAGCTGCGCCAGCAGCCTCTGCGCCCCGGCACg GGTGCTGGCGGAGGCTGTGGTCCACTTCCCCCAGACGCTGGCTGAGGTGACGCTGGGGGCTGGCCCCGGCGGCAAGATCAGCCTCCGAAACTACGTGGAGGACGAGGCGG AGCCGACCAAGACGATGGTTACGGAGCTGTGGCTGGCCAAGGAGGAGTTCCAGACGGTGGCCGTGGCCCCGGGCTCCCGCATCACCTTCTGCCTCAAGGAGTTTCGG gggctgctgaCCTTCGCCGAGGCCTCCAACCTGCCCCTCACCATCCACTACGACGTGCCCGGCAG GCCGGTGGTCTTCACCCTGGACGATGCCGTGCTGGAGGTCCACCTGGTGCTGGCCACCCTCTCGGACCCGGAAAGTGGCTCGCAGCCCCCCACAGCCAACGG CGTgtcccacctgcctgccccatcAGATGACTTTGCCGATGACCTCGAGTCCTACATGATTGCCATGGAAACCAGCGCCTACGAGGCGGGCTCAggggtgccccccagccccaccttcCCCCTGCGCACCCCACGTCCAGCCGAAAGCGaccctgaggaggaggaggaggaagaggaggaggaaggagctgtgCCGGGGACGCCCCCTCACAAGAAGGTCTGGGATGGGCACGGGCGTGCCTGGGGACGGGCACAGCTCCCTCCTGACCCCCACGTCTCCCCCCAGTTTCGCTCCCTGTTTTTTGGCTCGGTGCTGATGCCGGGagggcccggcccagcccccACCCAGGAGGTGCTGGCAGAGGACAGCGACGGCGAATACTGA
- the RAD9A gene encoding cell cycle checkpoint control protein RAD9A isoform X2 — translation MKCVITGSNVKVLGRAVHSLSRIGDELYLEPTESGLSLRAVNSSRSAFAAFLFAPLFFQLYEAGGRQPDRELLRCKVLMKSFLGIFRSLPSLEKTVGKCLILLKPRASRLVVQLHCKYGVTKTHNLAFQECERLQAVFDTQSCASSLCAPARVLAEAVVHFPQTLAEVTLGAGPGGKISLRNYVEDEAEPTKTMVTELWLAKEEFQTVAVAPGSRITFCLKEFRGLLTFAEASNLPLTIHYDVPGRPVVFTLDDAVLEVHLVLATLSDPESGSQPPTANGVSHLPAPSDDFADDLESYMIAMETSAYEAGSGVPPSPTFPLRTPRPAESDPEEEEEEEEEEGAVPGTPPHKKFRSLFFGSVLMPGGPGPAPTQEVLAEDSDGEY, via the exons ATGAAGTGCGTCATCACCGGCAGCAACGTCAaag TCCTCGGCCGAGCCGTGCACTCCCTGTCCCGCATCGGGGACGAGCTCTACCTGGAGCCCACCGAGAGCGGG ctgtcCCTGCGCGCCGTCAACTCCTCGCGCTCTGCCTTCGCCGCCTTCCTCTTCGCGCCCCTCTTCTTCCAGCTGTACGAGGCGGGCGGCCGCCAGCCCGACAGAGAGCTCCTCCGATGCAAAGTCCTCATGAAG TCCTTCCTGGGCATCTTCCGCTCGCTGCCCTCGCTGGAGAAGACGGTGGGGAAGTGCCTCATCCTGCTCAAACCCCGGGCCAGCCGCTTGGTCGTGCAGCTCCACTGCAAGTACG GCGTCACCAAGACCCACAACCTGGCGTTCCAGGAGTGCGAGCGGCTGCAGGCCGTCTTCGACACCCAGAGCTGCGCCAGCAGCCTCTGCGCCCCGGCACg GGTGCTGGCGGAGGCTGTGGTCCACTTCCCCCAGACGCTGGCTGAGGTGACGCTGGGGGCTGGCCCCGGCGGCAAGATCAGCCTCCGAAACTACGTGGAGGACGAGGCGG AGCCGACCAAGACGATGGTTACGGAGCTGTGGCTGGCCAAGGAGGAGTTCCAGACGGTGGCCGTGGCCCCGGGCTCCCGCATCACCTTCTGCCTCAAGGAGTTTCGG gggctgctgaCCTTCGCCGAGGCCTCCAACCTGCCCCTCACCATCCACTACGACGTGCCCGGCAG GCCGGTGGTCTTCACCCTGGACGATGCCGTGCTGGAGGTCCACCTGGTGCTGGCCACCCTCTCGGACCCGGAAAGTGGCTCGCAGCCCCCCACAGCCAACGG CGTgtcccacctgcctgccccatcAGATGACTTTGCCGATGACCTCGAGTCCTACATGATTGCCATGGAAACCAGCGCCTACGAGGCGGGCTCAggggtgccccccagccccaccttcCCCCTGCGCACCCCACGTCCAGCCGAAAGCGaccctgaggaggaggaggaggaagaggaggaggaaggagctgtgCCGGGGACGCCCCCTCACAAGAAG TTTCGCTCCCTGTTTTTTGGCTCGGTGCTGATGCCGGGagggcccggcccagcccccACCCAGGAGGTGCTGGCAGAGGACAGCGACGGCGAATACTGA
- the RAD9A gene encoding cell cycle checkpoint control protein RAD9A isoform X4, which translates to MKCVITGSNVKVLGRAVHSLSRIGDELYLEPTESGLSLRAVNSSRSAFAAFLFAPLFFQLYEAGGRQPDRELLRCKVLMKSFLGIFRSLPSLEKTVGKCLILLKPRASRLVVQLHCKYGVTKTHNLAFQECERLQAVFDTQSCASSLCAPARVLAEAVVHFPQTLAEVTLGAGPGGKISLRNYVEDEAEPTKTMVTELWLAKEEFQTVAVAPGSRITFCLKEFRGLLTFAEASNLPLTIHYDVPGSVSHLPAPSDDFADDLESYMIAMETSAYEAGSGVPPSPTFPLRTPRPAESDPEEEEEEEEEEGAVPGTPPHKKVWDGHGRAWGRAQLPPDPHVSPQFRSLFFGSVLMPGGPGPAPTQEVLAEDSDGEY; encoded by the exons ATGAAGTGCGTCATCACCGGCAGCAACGTCAaag TCCTCGGCCGAGCCGTGCACTCCCTGTCCCGCATCGGGGACGAGCTCTACCTGGAGCCCACCGAGAGCGGG ctgtcCCTGCGCGCCGTCAACTCCTCGCGCTCTGCCTTCGCCGCCTTCCTCTTCGCGCCCCTCTTCTTCCAGCTGTACGAGGCGGGCGGCCGCCAGCCCGACAGAGAGCTCCTCCGATGCAAAGTCCTCATGAAG TCCTTCCTGGGCATCTTCCGCTCGCTGCCCTCGCTGGAGAAGACGGTGGGGAAGTGCCTCATCCTGCTCAAACCCCGGGCCAGCCGCTTGGTCGTGCAGCTCCACTGCAAGTACG GCGTCACCAAGACCCACAACCTGGCGTTCCAGGAGTGCGAGCGGCTGCAGGCCGTCTTCGACACCCAGAGCTGCGCCAGCAGCCTCTGCGCCCCGGCACg GGTGCTGGCGGAGGCTGTGGTCCACTTCCCCCAGACGCTGGCTGAGGTGACGCTGGGGGCTGGCCCCGGCGGCAAGATCAGCCTCCGAAACTACGTGGAGGACGAGGCGG AGCCGACCAAGACGATGGTTACGGAGCTGTGGCTGGCCAAGGAGGAGTTCCAGACGGTGGCCGTGGCCCCGGGCTCCCGCATCACCTTCTGCCTCAAGGAGTTTCGG gggctgctgaCCTTCGCCGAGGCCTCCAACCTGCCCCTCACCATCCACTACGACGTGCCCGGCAG CGTgtcccacctgcctgccccatcAGATGACTTTGCCGATGACCTCGAGTCCTACATGATTGCCATGGAAACCAGCGCCTACGAGGCGGGCTCAggggtgccccccagccccaccttcCCCCTGCGCACCCCACGTCCAGCCGAAAGCGaccctgaggaggaggaggaggaagaggaggaggaaggagctgtgCCGGGGACGCCCCCTCACAAGAAGGTCTGGGATGGGCACGGGCGTGCCTGGGGACGGGCACAGCTCCCTCCTGACCCCCACGTCTCCCCCCAGTTTCGCTCCCTGTTTTTTGGCTCGGTGCTGATGCCGGGagggcccggcccagcccccACCCAGGAGGTGCTGGCAGAGGACAGCGACGGCGAATACTGA